A genome region from Solanum pennellii chromosome 12, SPENNV200 includes the following:
- the LOC107007163 gene encoding rho GDP-dissociation inhibitor 1-like: MSAIVEPISPSKALIMDTMMDENNQQENMKMEDDESSMEEQFLDSSDHSNSDEVEAENELEPEVQEPKLYIICPERPELVLCEPFFSTPKECLFTLKEASRYKLKFSFTVSNNVVCGLKYINTTWKTGVRVDKSQVMLGTFEPRKEPYVYELEEDVTPSGVFARGLYTTRTQVIDEKERCYVDITYYFDIQRQWPESS, encoded by the exons ATGTCAGCTATTGTTGAACCAATCTCACCAAGCAAGGCCTTGATCATGGACACAATGATGGATGAAAATAATCAACAAGAGAATATGAAGATGGAG GATGATGAAAGTTCAATGGAGGAGCAATTTCTTGATAGTAGTGATCATAGCAATTCAGATGaag ttgaaGCAGAGAATGAATTAGAACCAGAAGTACAAGAACCAAAATTATACATAATTTGTCCTGAGAGACCAGAGTTAGTGTTATGTGAGCCATTCTTTTCAACACCTAAAGAATGTCTTTTTACTCTCAAGGAAGCAAGTAGATACAAACTCAAATTTTCATTTACTGTCTCCAACAATGTTGTTTGTGGTCTCAAATACATCAACACTACGTGGAAAACAGGTGTCAGAG TTGATAAGTCTCAAGTGATGTTGGGAACTTTTGAACCTAGAAAAGAACCATATGTATATGAATTAGAAGAAGATGTCACACCTTCTGGTGTCTTTGCAAGGGGTTTATATACTACAAGAACACAG gTTAtagatgaaaaagaaagatgctATGTGGATATCACATACTACTTTGACATTCAAAGGCAATGGCCTGAAAGCTCCTAA
- the LOC107007164 gene encoding pheophytinase, chloroplastic isoform X2 has product MVLEQTGQHQSHFAYSDHWRKNIPVLAQSHRVFSIDLIGYGYSDKPNPRELGVENFYSFETWGSQLNDFCKDVIGDKAFFICNSIGGLVGLQAAILEPQLCRGILLLNISLRMLHITKQPWFGRPLIKAFQNLLRNTELGKFFFKSVATPKAVKNILCQCYYDTSQVTDELVQAILLPGLEPGAVDVFLEFICYSAGPLPEELLPQVKCPVLVAWGDKDPWEPIELGKAYGNFDTVEDFVVLPNVGHCPQDEAPHLVNPLVESFVARHANV; this is encoded by the exons ATGGTTTTGGAGCAAACAGGTCAACATCAATCACATTTTGCTTATAG TGATCACTGGAGAAAAAATATACCTGTACTTGCACAGTCACATCGGGTGTTCTCTATCGACCTTATTGGTTATGGCTATTCAGACAAACCAAATCCTCGTGAGCTTGGTGTAGAGAACTTTTATTCATTTGAAACATGGGGCAGCCAACTAAACGATTTTTGTAAGGATGTTATCGGAGATAAAGCCTTCTTCATTTGTAATTCCATTGGAG GGCTTGTTGGTCTTCAGGCTGCCATTTTGGAACCACAACTCTGTAGAGGCATTCTTCTTTTAAATATATCTCTCCGAATGCTGCATATAACGAAACAGCCTTGGTTTGGTAGACCGCTGATTAAAGCATTTCAGAATTTATTGAG AAATACTGAACTCGGgaaattctttttcaaaagtGTTGCTACTCCTAAAGCAGTGAAAAACATTCTGTGTCAG TGCTACTACGACACATCCCAGGTGACGGATGAGTTAGTACAGGCAATCCTTCTTCCAGGGCTTGAACCTGGTGCTGTCGATGTGTTTCTCGAGTTCATTTGCTATTCAGCGGGGCCTCTACCCGAAGAACTACTACCTCAAGTGAAG TGTCCTGTTCTGGTGGCATGGGGTGACAAGGATCCTTGGGAGCCAATCGAACTTGGTAAAGCCTATGGCAACTTTGATACAGTCGAAGATTTTGTCGTTCTCCCTAATGTTGGCCATTGTCCTCAG GACGAGGCACCTCATCTTGTGAACCCACTGGTGGAATCATTTGTTGCCCGGCATGCCAACGTATGA
- the LOC107007164 gene encoding pheophytinase, chloroplastic isoform X1, producing the protein MISFGVLPDFALSIFNCLYICFWSCSTWNWKGYSIRYQYCGNSGPALVLVHGFGANSDHWRKNIPVLAQSHRVFSIDLIGYGYSDKPNPRELGVENFYSFETWGSQLNDFCKDVIGDKAFFICNSIGGLVGLQAAILEPQLCRGILLLNISLRMLHITKQPWFGRPLIKAFQNLLRNTELGKFFFKSVATPKAVKNILCQCYYDTSQVTDELVQAILLPGLEPGAVDVFLEFICYSAGPLPEELLPQVKCPVLVAWGDKDPWEPIELGKAYGNFDTVEDFVVLPNVGHCPQDEAPHLVNPLVESFVARHANV; encoded by the exons ATGATATCATTTGGTGTATTGCCTGATTTTGCACTTTCCATCTTCAActgtttatatatttgtttttggtCCTGCAGTACGTGGAACTGGAAGGGCTATTCCATCCGATACCAGTATTGTGGCAACAGTGGCCCTGCGCTCGTTTTAGTCCATGGTTTTGGAGCAAACAG TGATCACTGGAGAAAAAATATACCTGTACTTGCACAGTCACATCGGGTGTTCTCTATCGACCTTATTGGTTATGGCTATTCAGACAAACCAAATCCTCGTGAGCTTGGTGTAGAGAACTTTTATTCATTTGAAACATGGGGCAGCCAACTAAACGATTTTTGTAAGGATGTTATCGGAGATAAAGCCTTCTTCATTTGTAATTCCATTGGAG GGCTTGTTGGTCTTCAGGCTGCCATTTTGGAACCACAACTCTGTAGAGGCATTCTTCTTTTAAATATATCTCTCCGAATGCTGCATATAACGAAACAGCCTTGGTTTGGTAGACCGCTGATTAAAGCATTTCAGAATTTATTGAG AAATACTGAACTCGGgaaattctttttcaaaagtGTTGCTACTCCTAAAGCAGTGAAAAACATTCTGTGTCAG TGCTACTACGACACATCCCAGGTGACGGATGAGTTAGTACAGGCAATCCTTCTTCCAGGGCTTGAACCTGGTGCTGTCGATGTGTTTCTCGAGTTCATTTGCTATTCAGCGGGGCCTCTACCCGAAGAACTACTACCTCAAGTGAAG TGTCCTGTTCTGGTGGCATGGGGTGACAAGGATCCTTGGGAGCCAATCGAACTTGGTAAAGCCTATGGCAACTTTGATACAGTCGAAGATTTTGTCGTTCTCCCTAATGTTGGCCATTGTCCTCAG GACGAGGCACCTCATCTTGTGAACCCACTGGTGGAATCATTTGTTGCCCGGCATGCCAACGTATGA